A window of the Lolium perenne isolate Kyuss_39 chromosome 7, Kyuss_2.0, whole genome shotgun sequence genome harbors these coding sequences:
- the LOC127314475 gene encoding tryptophan decarboxylase 1, whose translation MGSLDANPAAAFSAFAADGKAPFQPLNPEDVRAYLHKAVDFISDYYTNIESMPVLPNVKPGYLQGELGASPPTYSAPFDVSMKELRTSVVPGMTHWASPNFFAFFPSTNSAAAIAGDLIASAMNTVGFTWQASPAATEMEVLALDWLAQLLRLPTSFMNRTSSGRGTGGGVILGTTSEAMLVTLVAARDAALRRTGSIGVSGLPRLTVYAADQTHSTFFKACRLAGFDPAHIRSIPTGPETNYGLDPAKLLEVMQADVDAGLVPTYICATVGTTSSNAVDPVGAVADVAAMFNAWVHVDAAYAGSACICPEFRHHLDGVERVDSISMSPHKWLLTCLDCTCLYVRDAHRLSDSLETNPEYLKNDATDSGEVTDLKDMQVGVGRRFRGLKLWMVMRTYGTAKLQGHIRSDVAMAKMFEDFVRADDRFEIVVPRNFALVCFRIKANGGMTEEDADEANRMLMDNLNKTGKAYLAHTVVGDRFVLRFAVGSSLQEERHVRSAWELIKKTTSEIMG comes from the coding sequence ATGGGTAGCTTGGACGCAAACCCCGCCGCAGCCTTCTCCGCCTTCGCCGCCGATGGCAAGGCGCCGTTCCAGCCCTTAAACCCCGAAGACGTACGTGCCTACCTCCACAAGGCCGTCGACTTCATCTCCGACTACTACACCAACATCGAGTCCATGCCCGTGCTCCCCAACGTCAAGCCCGGCTACCTGCAGGGCGAGCTCGGGGCCTCCCCGCCGACTTACTCGGCTCCATTTGACGTCAGCATGAAGGAGCTCAGGACGTCTGTCGTCCCCGGCATGACGCACTGGGCCAGCCCCAACTTCTTCGCCTTCTTCCCCTCCACcaacagcgccgccgccatcgctggCGACCTCATCGCCTCAGCCATGAACACCGTCGGCTTCACGTGGCAGGCCTCGCCCGCCGCCACCGAGATGGAGGTGCTCGCGCTGGACTGGCTCGCCCAGCTCCTTCGCCTGCCCACTTCCTTCATGAACCGCACCAGCTCCGGCCGTGGCACCGGCGGCGGCGTCATCCTCGGCACCACCAGCGAGGCTATGCTCGTCACGCTCGTCGCCGCCCGTGACGCCGCTCTGCGTCGGACCGGCTCCATCGGCGTGTCCGGCCTGCCCCGCCTGACTGTTTACGCTGCCGACCAGACGCACTCCACGTTCTTCAAGGCATGCCGCCTCGCTGGATTCGACCCCGCGCACATCCGCTCCATCCCCACTGGGCCCGAGACCAACTACGGGCTCGACCCGGCCAAGCTGCTCGAGGTCATGCAGGCCGACGTCGACGCCGGCCTAGTGCCAACCTACATCTGCGCTACTGTCGGCACCACCTCCTCCAACGCCGTCGACCCGGTGGGCGCCGTCGCCGATGTCGCCGCCATGTTCAATGCGTGGGTCCATGTCGATGCCGCCTACGCCGGCAGCGCCTGCATCTGCCCGGAGTTCCGCCACCATCTCGACGGCGTTGAGCGTGTCGACTCCATCAGCATGAGCCCGCACAAGTGGCTTCTCACGTGCCTCGATTGCACCTGCCTATACGTCCGTGATGCCCACCGCCTGAGCGACTCGCTCGAGACCAACCCGGAGTATCTCAAGAACGACGCTACCgactccggcgaggtcaccgaccTCAAGGACATGCAGGTCGGCGTCGGCCGGCGATTCCGTGGGCTCAAGCTCTGGATGGTCATGCGCACCTACGGCACCGCCAAGCTCCAGGGGCACATCCGCAGCGACGTGGCCATGGCCAAGATGTTCGAAGACTTCGTCCGTGCTGACGACAGGTTCGAGATCGTCGTGCCCAGGAACTTTGCTCTCGTGTGCTTCAGGATCAAGGCCAATGGAGGCATGACGGAGGAGGACGCCGATGAGGCCAACCGTATGCTCATGGACAATCTCAACAAGACTGGCAAGGCGTACCTTGCGCACACCGTGGTCGGCGACAGGTTCGTGCTCCGCTTCGCCGTGGGGTCGTCGCTGCAAGAGGAGAGGCACGTGAGGAGCGCCTGGGAGCTCATCAAGAAGACCACCAGCGAGATCATGGGTTAA